Proteins from one Bacillota bacterium genomic window:
- a CDS encoding YlxR family protein — translation MRMCVGCQEMKPKRDMVRIVRTPEGEVLVDPTGKKSGRGVYVCPDHGCVEKAVKTRRLEKALGREMSPEVLETVRLKVRESPGAASGCLPH, via the coding sequence ATGCGCATGTGCGTGGGTTGCCAGGAGATGAAGCCGAAGCGGGATATGGTGCGCATAGTACGCACCCCCGAAGGCGAGGTGCTGGTGGATCCCACGGGCAAGAAGTCGGGGCGGGGGGTGTACGTCTGCCCCGACCACGGGTGTGTGGAGAAGGCGGTGAAGACCAGGAGGTTGGAGAAGGCCCTGGGCAGAGAGATGTCCCCGGAGGTGCTGGAGACCGTGCGCCTGAAGGTGCGCGAGAGCCCCGGTGCCGCTTCAGGATGCCTGCCCCATTGA
- the infB gene encoding translation initiation factor IF-2, which yields MRVYELAKQLNVDSKIILNVLQHLDIDARNHMSTMDEATTQLVTDIIEGRVPLERKDRPRPKAPKPKPGPRVVAAPPPPEPKVVAVGPQRGRGRRAGRPADEGAAPAGGQWEIAPGAAVRPVFRQAPAATAPAVPPTGVRPLQGTAPRPAAGPVARPAGAPAGPAAPAAPAPKVGAAQAPAARAPETAAPGRPVEAPARAAEPAAPAETGARPAAEAPTRPAAETPARPAAEAPARPRAETAARPAAKAPAAGTVPAREEAARPAEARVAPAERAAPGETPARAVPERQPDAVVRPVAPSWRQGAGTPVRTREGERRPYERAPERREGGPAPAWGRPGAAPGRPGGAPGRPGGAPGRPGGGPGWAGGGPGRPGGPGRPGAGPGRPGAGPGRPGGMGRPGAGPGRPGGGMRPGYRGAPAPAVAPGKPAAKPGKKAPPRRVEPWQRQEEEEGVRRLSHYRRPAPARVERRPVVARKVTVRGPLTVKDLAEKLNVPAADVIKKLLGMGVLATINQELDRETAMIVATEFGAEVKEPEVTQEQLLVEDRQVEEPEDEALLRPRPPVVTVMGHVDHGKTSLLDAIRHTRVTDQEAGGITQHIGAYTVEWSDRRVVFVDTPGHEAFTAMRARGAKVTDIAVLVVAADDGVMPQTVEAISHARAAGVPIVVAINKIDRGDARPDRVKQQLSEHGLIPEDWGGDTVMVPVSARTGENLERLLEMILLVADMQEVKANPDRPARGTIIEAKLDRGRGPVGTVIVQAGTLRAGDAFVAGLTWGKVRAMSDDRGRQVKEAGPSMPVEVIGFEEVPLAGDILRVVPDEHMARSVAEQRQLRHRTEEQQARRVGLEDFMRQAKAGEVRELRLVIKADVQGSVEALRQALGKLEHPEVRVVILHEGVGAISESDIMLAFASGAIVIGFNVRPDVNARRAAEQVGVEVRTYRIIYELLDEVRAAMRGLLKPTLREVSLGRAQVRATFHVPRVGNVAGCYVTEGKVLRGAQVRVVRDGTVVHEGRIDSLRRFKEDAREVPAGMECGIFIERFQDVKEGDELEVYTVEEVRPEL from the coding sequence ATGCGAGTTTATGAGCTGGCCAAACAACTGAATGTGGATTCCAAGATAATCCTGAATGTCCTCCAACATCTGGATATAGACGCCCGCAATCACATGAGCACCATGGATGAAGCCACCACTCAGCTGGTGACGGACATCATCGAGGGTCGCGTGCCCCTTGAGCGCAAGGATAGGCCCAGGCCCAAGGCACCCAAGCCCAAACCGGGACCGCGGGTGGTGGCGGCTCCCCCGCCCCCCGAGCCCAAAGTGGTGGCGGTGGGTCCCCAGCGGGGCAGGGGCAGGCGCGCAGGGCGCCCCGCCGATGAAGGCGCGGCTCCTGCGGGCGGGCAGTGGGAGATTGCGCCGGGAGCGGCCGTCCGTCCTGTCTTTCGTCAGGCCCCGGCGGCAACCGCTCCCGCGGTCCCGCCCACCGGCGTTCGCCCGTTGCAGGGCACGGCACCGCGGCCTGCGGCGGGACCGGTCGCCAGACCGGCGGGAGCGCCGGCCGGACCGGCTGCGCCTGCCGCCCCCGCCCCTAAGGTGGGGGCAGCGCAGGCCCCGGCTGCGAGGGCACCGGAGACTGCAGCCCCTGGTCGGCCCGTCGAAGCTCCCGCCCGTGCCGCCGAACCGGCGGCGCCCGCGGAGACAGGAGCACGGCCTGCGGCAGAGGCCCCCACCCGGCCTGCGGCGGAGACGCCGGCGCGTCCTGCGGCGGAGGCACCAGCTCGGCCCCGGGCAGAGACAGCGGCTCGACCTGCGGCCAAAGCCCCGGCGGCGGGGACGGTACCTGCTCGCGAAGAGGCGGCGCGGCCGGCCGAGGCGAGGGTGGCTCCTGCGGAGCGGGCGGCGCCGGGCGAGACGCCAGCGCGTGCCGTTCCCGAGCGCCAGCCGGATGCCGTGGTGCGGCCGGTCGCTCCCTCGTGGCGGCAGGGTGCCGGTACCCCGGTGCGCACGCGGGAAGGGGAGCGGAGGCCGTACGAGCGGGCTCCCGAAAGGCGTGAAGGTGGACCTGCACCGGCCTGGGGTCGCCCCGGGGCTGCTCCAGGTCGTCCGGGTGGTGCTCCAGGTCGTCCGGGTGGTGCTCCAGGTCGCCCTGGCGGTGGGCCTGGTTGGGCCGGAGGAGGACCCGGCCGGCCGGGAGGTCCGGGCCGTCCGGGAGCAGGTCCGGGCCGGCCGGGAGCAGGTCCGGGCCGGCCGGGCGGGATGGGTCGTCCCGGGGCAGGGCCGGGCCGGCCCGGCGGGGGGATGCGGCCCGGATACCGGGGGGCGCCGGCTCCCGCTGTGGCCCCGGGCAAGCCTGCGGCCAAGCCGGGGAAGAAGGCGCCTCCGCGCCGGGTGGAGCCCTGGCAACGCCAGGAGGAAGAAGAAGGCGTACGCCGTCTCAGTCATTATCGCCGCCCCGCGCCGGCCCGGGTGGAGCGCCGGCCGGTGGTGGCCAGGAAGGTGACCGTACGCGGTCCTCTTACCGTCAAGGATCTGGCTGAGAAGCTGAACGTACCGGCGGCAGACGTGATCAAGAAGCTGCTGGGGATGGGTGTGCTGGCCACCATCAACCAGGAGCTGGACCGCGAAACCGCCATGATCGTGGCCACCGAGTTCGGAGCCGAGGTCAAGGAGCCCGAAGTCACCCAGGAGCAGCTCCTGGTGGAAGATCGGCAAGTAGAAGAACCCGAGGACGAGGCCCTGCTCAGGCCCCGTCCTCCCGTGGTCACGGTGATGGGCCACGTGGACCACGGTAAGACGTCCCTCCTGGACGCCATCCGCCACACCCGCGTCACGGATCAAGAGGCCGGTGGGATCACCCAGCACATCGGCGCCTACACGGTGGAGTGGAGCGACCGCCGGGTGGTATTCGTCGACACCCCCGGCCACGAGGCCTTCACCGCCATGCGCGCGCGGGGGGCTAAGGTGACCGATATCGCCGTGCTGGTGGTGGCGGCCGACGACGGCGTCATGCCTCAGACGGTGGAAGCCATCAGTCACGCCCGGGCGGCCGGAGTGCCCATCGTGGTGGCCATCAACAAGATCGACCGGGGCGACGCCCGCCCCGACCGGGTGAAGCAGCAGCTCTCCGAGCATGGTCTCATCCCGGAGGACTGGGGCGGGGACACGGTGATGGTCCCCGTGTCTGCCCGTACCGGCGAGAACCTGGAACGGCTGCTCGAGATGATCCTGCTGGTGGCGGACATGCAGGAAGTCAAGGCCAACCCCGACCGTCCCGCCCGCGGCACCATCATCGAAGCCAAGCTGGACCGGGGCCGGGGACCGGTGGGCACGGTCATCGTGCAGGCAGGTACCCTGCGCGCCGGTGACGCCTTCGTGGCGGGACTGACCTGGGGCAAGGTTAGGGCCATGAGCGACGACCGGGGACGGCAGGTCAAGGAGGCCGGACCGTCCATGCCGGTAGAGGTGATCGGCTTCGAGGAGGTGCCCCTGGCGGGGGACATCCTGCGGGTGGTACCGGACGAGCACATGGCCCGCAGCGTGGCGGAGCAGCGCCAGCTGCGCCACCGCACGGAGGAGCAGCAGGCGCGCCGGGTGGGCCTGGAAGACTTCATGCGCCAGGCGAAGGCGGGCGAGGTACGGGAGCTGCGTCTGGTGATCAAGGCTGACGTGCAGGGCTCTGTGGAGGCCCTGCGCCAGGCTCTCGGGAAGCTGGAGCATCCCGAGGTACGGGTGGTAATCCTGCACGAGGGCGTGGGGGCCATCTCCGAGTCGGATATCATGCTGGCCTTCGCCTCCGGTGCCATCGTGATCGGGTTCAACGTCCGTCCGGATGTGAATGCCCGCCGGGCGGCCGAGCAGGTAGGCGTGGAGGTCCGCACCTACCGCATCATATATGAACTGCTGGACGAAGTGCGGGCAGCCATGCGGGGTCTGCTCAAGCCCACCCTGCGGGAGGTGTCCCTGGGCCGGGCCCAGGTGCGGGCTACCTTCCACGTGCCCAGGGTGGGGAACGTAGCCGGGTGTTACGTCACCGAAGGCAAGGTGCTGCGCGGTGCCCAGGTGCGGGTGGTGCGCGACGGCACCGTGGTGCACGAGGGCCGCATCGACTCCCTCAGGCGCTTCAAGGAAGACGCCCGCGAGGTTCCCGCCGGCATGGAGTGCGGCATCTTCATCGAGCGCTTCCAGGACGTCAAGGAAGGGGACGAGCTGGAAGTGTATACGGTCGAAGAGGTCCGTCCCGAGCTGTAA
- a CDS encoding DUF503 domain-containing protein, producing the protein MVVGVVRLELALPGNGCLKDKRRVIKSLVDRLRHRFNVSVAEVDHQDAHRRATVAVACVSGDRTVCGQILDAVVRFADASGALVQDYEVEFY; encoded by the coding sequence GTGGTGGTGGGAGTGGTCCGCCTGGAGTTGGCCCTGCCCGGGAACGGCTGCCTGAAGGACAAGCGCCGGGTTATTAAGAGCCTGGTGGACCGGCTGCGACACCGCTTCAACGTCTCGGTGGCCGAGGTCGACCACCAGGATGCCCATCGGCGGGCCACGGTGGCCGTGGCCTGCGTTTCCGGAGACCGCACCGTGTGCGGTCAGATCCTGGATGCCGTGGTGCGGTTCGCGGACGCCTCGGGTGCCCTGGTGCAGGACTACGAGGTGGAATTCTACTAG
- the rbfA gene encoding 30S ribosome-binding factor RbfA: MGGTRQERVAEALREEISSLLSELKDPRVGFASITRVEVSSDLRHARVYVSVLGDEAGKKATMEGLHSATGFIRSEVGRRVRLFRTPEISFHLDESLEKGARVLKLIAEVERSRSGDATGGGAREHG; this comes from the coding sequence GTGGGCGGTACGCGGCAGGAAAGGGTGGCTGAAGCCCTGCGGGAGGAAATCTCCTCGCTCCTTTCCGAGCTGAAGGATCCCCGGGTGGGGTTTGCTTCCATTACCCGCGTGGAGGTCTCCAGCGACCTCCGCCATGCCCGCGTCTATGTCTCCGTTCTGGGGGACGAGGCAGGGAAGAAGGCGACCATGGAGGGACTGCACAGTGCCACCGGGTTCATCCGCTCGGAGGTGGGACGCCGGGTGAGACTGTTCCGGACTCCGGAGATTTCCTTCCACCTGGACGAGTCCCTGGAGAAGGGGGCCCGGGTGCTGAAGCTTATCGCCGAGGTGGAGCGGTCCCGCTCCGGAGACGCAACCGGCGGCGGGGCGCGAGAGCATGGCTAG
- a CDS encoding bifunctional oligoribonuclease/PAP phosphatase NrnA, with protein MARVGAASEAARALTAGRRFLLPLHLAPDGDSAGSVLALALILDRLGAEAVVTWERDPLPRPYAFLPGSDRVIPFDRVQGDFSAAVFLDMTDSGRAGEKTCGFVRDLLLVNVDHHPTNTGFGAVRFLDPEAPAVGEMIIAVADCLGVPLDGEIATCLYVALMTDTGSFQYDNATPRAFRAAARLVEAGAIPAETARRVYESRSRASLQILHLALGTLAVESGGRVAHVTLTRDMMERAGAAVADTDGLINYPRSLEGVEVAILFREEEDGRVKVGFRSRHVDVGELAASLGGGGHARASGCLLEGPVEAARDRVLSRLRSVLG; from the coding sequence ATGGCTAGGGTGGGAGCCGCCTCCGAGGCGGCGCGGGCCCTGACTGCGGGGCGGCGTTTTCTCCTGCCCCTGCATCTGGCTCCGGACGGAGACAGCGCGGGATCGGTGCTGGCGCTGGCCCTCATCCTGGATCGCCTGGGCGCCGAGGCGGTGGTGACGTGGGAGCGCGACCCCCTTCCTCGCCCGTACGCTTTCCTGCCCGGGTCCGACCGGGTGATCCCCTTCGACAGGGTGCAGGGGGATTTCTCGGCGGCGGTGTTCCTGGACATGACTGACTCCGGGCGGGCGGGAGAGAAGACCTGCGGCTTCGTGCGAGATCTGCTCCTGGTGAACGTGGATCACCATCCCACCAATACCGGGTTCGGCGCGGTGCGTTTTCTCGATCCGGAGGCGCCCGCGGTGGGGGAGATGATCATTGCCGTCGCCGACTGCCTGGGGGTACCCCTCGACGGGGAGATAGCCACCTGCCTCTACGTGGCCCTGATGACCGATACCGGATCCTTCCAGTACGACAATGCCACCCCGCGGGCCTTCCGGGCGGCCGCCCGTCTGGTGGAGGCGGGGGCCATCCCCGCGGAAACCGCCCGGCGCGTGTACGAGAGCCGGTCTCGGGCCTCCCTGCAGATCCTTCACCTGGCCCTGGGGACGCTGGCCGTGGAATCCGGGGGCAGGGTCGCCCACGTCACCCTCACCCGCGATATGATGGAGCGCGCCGGTGCCGCGGTGGCCGACACCGACGGCCTCATCAACTACCCCCGTTCCCTGGAAGGGGTGGAGGTGGCCATCCTCTTCCGCGAGGAGGAAGATGGGCGGGTCAAGGTGGGTTTCCGTTCCCGCCATGTGGATGTGGGGGAGCTGGCGGCCTCCCTGGGCGGAGGCGGCCACGCCCGGGCGTCCGGCTGCCTGCTGGAGGGTCCCGTGGAAGCGGCCCGCGACCGGGTGCTCTCCCGGCTGAGGAGCGTGCTGGGATGA
- the truB gene encoding tRNA pseudouridine(55) synthase TruB has translation MSRPHGQAAAGQGEATARRGEPPAGVINVLKPPGMTSHDVVACLRRWLGVKAGHGGTLDPGAAGVLVVALGRATRLLRFLLEGTKEYRAEVILGARTATGDAAAPEEEGGDASCLTRERVEEAVQALTGELEQVPPMTSALKHAGEPLYRLARRGEEVPRRARPVTVFSARVVEFHPARRARLLVDLVCSHGTYVRTWAQDLGNALGVGGYVGFLVRTRVGPFRLEGARTLEEIRARPEEAIEPMARVVEHVGADRGSGAGASGGTGG, from the coding sequence ATGAGCCGACCCCACGGGCAGGCAGCGGCTGGCCAGGGAGAGGCAACAGCCCGCCGGGGGGAACCGCCGGCCGGCGTCATCAACGTGCTCAAGCCTCCGGGGATGACCTCCCACGACGTGGTGGCCTGCCTGCGCCGCTGGCTGGGGGTGAAGGCCGGCCACGGGGGGACGCTGGATCCCGGAGCGGCGGGAGTCCTGGTGGTGGCTCTGGGAAGAGCCACCAGGCTGCTGCGCTTTCTCCTGGAGGGGACCAAGGAATACCGGGCCGAGGTGATCCTCGGTGCCCGTACCGCCACCGGGGATGCGGCCGCTCCCGAGGAGGAGGGCGGGGATGCCTCCTGCCTCACCCGGGAGCGGGTGGAGGAGGCGGTGCAGGCTCTCACCGGGGAGCTGGAGCAGGTCCCCCCCATGACCTCCGCCCTGAAGCACGCGGGTGAGCCGCTGTACCGGCTGGCCCGCCGGGGCGAGGAAGTCCCCCGCAGGGCGCGCCCGGTGACGGTGTTTTCCGCCCGGGTGGTGGAGTTCCACCCGGCGCGACGGGCCCGCCTTCTGGTGGACCTGGTCTGCTCTCACGGAACCTACGTGCGCACCTGGGCTCAGGACCTGGGCAATGCCCTCGGTGTGGGCGGCTACGTGGGATTCCTGGTGCGCACGCGGGTCGGCCCGTTTCGCCTTGAGGGTGCCCGCACGCTGGAGGAGATCCGCGCCCGGCCTGAGGAGGCAATCGAGCCCATGGCGCGGGTGGTGGAACACGTCGGAGCCGACCGGGGGAGCGGGGCAGGCGCGTCAGGAGGGACTGGCGGGTGA
- a CDS encoding bifunctional riboflavin kinase/FAD synthetase: MERREFSLADPLCGRGELAVAVGTFDGVHLGHQRLIRRLVEEAGQRGLPAAVLTFEPHPLEVLRPGNGPGRLTLPEEKAALLATLGVDILLVMRFDGALAGMEPAEFCRRVLEGMLQARRVWVGFSFTFGREGRGNPAGLRRWGEERGVEVGVLPPVRVGGRTVSSTAIREAVTRGAVGRARLMLGRPYQVAGVVVPGEGRGRVLGYPTANVECHPGKVMPAPGVYAARVRCPKGSPAGLAGYLPGVANFGCRPTFGGGEPRLEVHLPGAGGDLYGSPIEVAFWRRLRGEKRFPDGAALARQLEADTRRALAMLGESTPRGAGCVDRRGTADACVYTGGTVCYNRRG; this comes from the coding sequence GTGGAGCGGCGTGAGTTCTCTCTGGCCGACCCCCTGTGCGGGCGGGGGGAGCTGGCGGTGGCGGTGGGCACCTTCGACGGGGTGCACCTGGGGCATCAGCGGTTGATTCGCCGGCTGGTGGAGGAGGCGGGGCAGCGGGGGCTGCCCGCGGCGGTCCTCACCTTCGAGCCGCACCCTCTCGAGGTGCTGCGGCCCGGGAACGGGCCCGGGCGGTTGACCCTACCCGAAGAGAAGGCCGCCCTTCTCGCCACCCTGGGAGTGGACATACTCCTGGTGATGAGGTTTGATGGGGCTCTCGCCGGGATGGAACCGGCAGAGTTCTGCCGCCGGGTGCTGGAGGGCATGTTGCAGGCCCGCCGGGTGTGGGTGGGATTCAGCTTCACCTTCGGGCGGGAAGGCAGGGGTAATCCCGCCGGCCTGCGGCGTTGGGGGGAGGAGCGGGGGGTGGAGGTCGGGGTCCTGCCCCCCGTGCGGGTGGGCGGCCGGACGGTCTCTTCCACCGCCATCCGCGAGGCGGTGACCCGCGGGGCGGTGGGCCGGGCCCGCCTGATGCTGGGACGCCCTTACCAGGTGGCGGGGGTGGTGGTGCCGGGCGAGGGACGGGGGCGGGTGCTGGGGTATCCCACCGCCAACGTGGAATGCCATCCCGGTAAGGTGATGCCCGCCCCGGGCGTGTACGCTGCGCGCGTCCGCTGCCCGAAAGGTTCCCCAGCCGGGCTGGCCGGGTACCTGCCCGGGGTGGCCAACTTCGGTTGCCGTCCCACCTTCGGGGGCGGGGAACCGCGCCTTGAGGTGCACCTGCCCGGGGCCGGTGGGGACCTGTACGGCAGCCCCATCGAGGTGGCCTTCTGGCGGCGCCTGCGGGGAGAAAAGCGCTTCCCCGACGGGGCTGCCCTGGCCCGTCAGCTGGAGGCGGACACCCGGCGGGCCCTGGCCATGCTGGGTGAGTCGACGCCGCGCGGCGCGGGCTGCGTTGACCGGCGCGGGACGGCGGATGCGTGCGTTTACACCGGTGGGACGGTGTGCTACAATCGACGCGGTTGA
- the rpsO gene encoding 30S ribosomal protein S15, whose protein sequence is MALAREKKQSIISEYRRHDKDTGSPEVQIALLTKRISELTEHLRQHRHDYHSRRGLLKMVGHRRNLLRYLREMDIERYRALVERLGIRG, encoded by the coding sequence GTGGCCCTGGCGCGGGAGAAGAAGCAGTCCATAATATCGGAGTACCGCCGGCACGACAAGGACACGGGCTCTCCGGAAGTGCAGATCGCCCTGCTCACCAAACGTATTTCGGAGCTTACCGAACACCTCAGGCAGCACCGGCACGACTATCACAGCCGGCGCGGCCTGCTCAAGATGGTGGGGCACAGGCGCAACCTGCTCAGGTACCTGAGGGAAATGGACATCGAACGATACCGGGCCCTGGTGGAAAGACTGGGGATCCGTGGTTGA
- the pnp gene encoding polyribonucleotide nucleotidyltransferase, whose protein sequence is MEFGGRLLHLEVGKMARQAGGACLVRYGDTAVLVTATASAEPREGVDFLPLTVDYEERLYAVGRIPGSWHRREGRPSTRAILSGRLIDRPIRPLFPEGLRHDVQVIVTVLSVDHDHSPEVCGLLGASAALTVSDIPWNGPVGGCEVGLAEGRVVINPNQDQHAASPLGLVVAGTEEAVIMVEAGAREVPEEDILRAIAAGHEECRKVCRFIADLARKVGKPKREFPLFLPDPELERKVREFATPLVRELLGYADKTEREQASAELEARVVEHFLPEYPEGAPQIAVVLKKILKEEMRRQVIEHGIRPDGRHPDEIRPVWCQVGLLPRAHGSGLFTRGQTQVLTVATLGAVGDVQLLDDTGEEEEKRYMHHYNFPPYSTGETRPLRGPGRREIGHGALAERALEGVIPSEEAFPYTLRVVSEVLESNGSTSMASVCGSTLALMDAGVPISAPVSGVAMGLVKEGDRVVVLSDIQGMEDALGDMDFKVAGTTKGITALQMDIKIAGVTVDILRRALGQARQGRLHILDRMLQVLPAPRPELSRWAPRILSITIHPDHIRDVIGPGGKTINRIITETGTKIDVESDGRVFIAGPSEGAEKALEIIRGLTAEPEVGHIYRGKVTRIMNFGAFVEILPGREGLVHISELSDRRVNRVEDVVNVGDEVEVKLTEIDRMGRLNLSRRQVLLAEQARPGGNERREGPPDHHRGGAGRPGPHRGGAQGAGAAARGRDGPDRERR, encoded by the coding sequence ATGGAGTTCGGCGGCCGTCTCCTGCACCTGGAAGTGGGGAAGATGGCCAGGCAGGCGGGGGGCGCCTGCCTGGTGCGGTACGGGGATACCGCCGTGCTGGTGACCGCCACCGCCTCCGCCGAGCCGCGGGAAGGGGTGGATTTCCTGCCCCTCACCGTGGACTACGAGGAGCGCCTCTACGCGGTGGGGCGCATCCCGGGCAGCTGGCACCGCCGGGAGGGGCGTCCCAGCACGCGGGCCATCCTGAGCGGGCGCCTCATCGACCGTCCCATCCGGCCCTTGTTCCCGGAGGGGTTGCGCCACGACGTGCAGGTAATCGTCACCGTGCTGTCCGTGGATCACGATCACTCGCCGGAAGTCTGCGGCCTGCTGGGTGCCTCGGCCGCCCTCACGGTTTCGGACATCCCCTGGAACGGCCCGGTAGGCGGCTGTGAGGTGGGGCTGGCCGAAGGGCGGGTGGTAATAAACCCCAATCAGGACCAGCATGCCGCTTCTCCGCTGGGTCTGGTGGTGGCCGGCACCGAGGAAGCGGTGATCATGGTGGAGGCGGGTGCGCGCGAGGTGCCCGAAGAGGACATCCTGCGCGCCATCGCCGCCGGCCATGAGGAGTGCCGGAAGGTGTGCCGCTTCATCGCCGATCTGGCCCGGAAGGTGGGCAAACCCAAGCGGGAGTTTCCCCTGTTCCTCCCCGATCCCGAGCTCGAGCGCAAGGTCAGGGAGTTCGCCACCCCCCTGGTGAGGGAGCTCCTGGGGTATGCCGACAAGACCGAACGCGAGCAGGCCAGCGCCGAGCTGGAGGCGCGGGTGGTGGAGCACTTCCTGCCCGAGTATCCGGAAGGCGCTCCCCAGATCGCCGTCGTCCTCAAGAAGATCCTGAAGGAAGAGATGCGTCGCCAGGTGATCGAGCACGGGATCAGGCCCGACGGCCGTCATCCCGACGAGATCAGGCCCGTGTGGTGTCAGGTGGGGTTGCTGCCCCGGGCGCACGGCTCCGGGCTGTTCACGCGGGGGCAGACCCAGGTGCTCACCGTTGCCACCCTGGGGGCGGTAGGGGACGTGCAGCTCCTGGATGACACCGGCGAGGAAGAAGAAAAGCGCTACATGCACCATTACAACTTCCCGCCTTACTCCACCGGCGAAACCCGCCCCTTGCGCGGCCCTGGCCGGCGGGAAATCGGGCACGGCGCCCTGGCAGAGAGGGCGCTGGAGGGGGTCATCCCCTCGGAAGAGGCGTTCCCCTATACCCTGCGCGTGGTGTCGGAGGTGCTGGAATCCAACGGATCTACCTCCATGGCTTCCGTGTGCGGCAGCACCCTGGCCCTCATGGATGCCGGGGTGCCCATTTCCGCCCCGGTGAGCGGGGTGGCCATGGGTCTGGTCAAGGAAGGCGACCGGGTGGTAGTCCTGAGCGACATCCAGGGCATGGAGGATGCCCTGGGGGATATGGACTTCAAGGTGGCGGGGACCACGAAGGGGATCACCGCCCTGCAGATGGACATCAAGATCGCCGGGGTGACCGTCGACATCCTGCGCCGCGCCCTGGGGCAGGCCCGGCAGGGGCGTCTGCACATCCTGGACCGCATGCTGCAGGTGCTGCCTGCGCCCCGTCCGGAGCTGAGTCGCTGGGCGCCGCGCATCCTGAGCATCACCATCCATCCCGACCACATCCGGGACGTGATCGGGCCGGGCGGCAAGACCATCAACCGCATCATCACGGAGACGGGAACCAAGATCGACGTGGAATCGGACGGCCGGGTGTTCATCGCCGGTCCGTCCGAGGGTGCGGAGAAAGCGCTGGAGATCATCCGGGGTCTGACCGCCGAACCGGAGGTGGGGCACATCTACCGGGGCAAGGTCACCCGCATCATGAACTTCGGTGCCTTCGTGGAAATCCTGCCCGGCAGGGAGGGGCTGGTGCACATCTCCGAGCTCTCCGACCGGCGGGTGAACCGGGTGGAAGACGTCGTGAATGTGGGCGACGAGGTCGAGGTGAAGCTGACCGAGATCGACCGCATGGGGCGCCTCAACCTCTCCCGCCGCCAGGTGCTGCTGGCGGAGCAGGCCCGGCCCGGGGGCAACGAGCGTCGCGAGGGGCCTCCCGATCACCACCGGGGAGGCGCCGGGCGTCCGGGCCCGCACCGGGGAGGTGCGCAGGGGGCGGGAGCCGCTGCCCGGGGACGCGATGGACCCGACCGGGAGAGGCGGTGA
- a CDS encoding deoxyribonuclease IV translates to MPVRLGAHLSIAGGWHQLIADAVSLGCETVQVFSRSPRGGKARPLGEAEVAVLREGLAGATIAPLIVHTPYLVNIGAADESRWEYAIQVLAEDLERAALLGAPWVVVHMGHARELSPEEGLRRCARALDRARERAGEAGAGVTVLLENTAGGLGESVEGLAWVISHSEHPDGLGLCLDTCHAFAAGYDLRAAAGQEVFLGKVRELVRSERVKAWHFNDSAGACGSHLDRHQHLGEGQLGREAFALLLGQQEVRGRPVILETPVKTPEGYRPDLAVLRELRDRAAGEAPAPA, encoded by the coding sequence GTGCCCGTGCGCCTGGGAGCCCACCTCTCCATCGCGGGAGGCTGGCATCAGCTCATCGCCGATGCCGTCTCCCTCGGGTGCGAAACGGTGCAGGTGTTCTCCCGCAGTCCCCGGGGGGGCAAGGCCCGGCCCCTGGGGGAGGCGGAGGTGGCCGTGCTGAGGGAGGGGCTGGCGGGGGCGACCATCGCCCCCCTCATCGTACATACTCCGTATCTGGTGAACATAGGGGCGGCGGATGAATCCAGGTGGGAATACGCGATCCAGGTGCTGGCCGAGGACCTGGAGCGGGCGGCCCTGCTGGGGGCGCCCTGGGTGGTGGTACACATGGGCCACGCCCGCGAGCTGTCCCCGGAGGAGGGCCTGCGGCGGTGTGCCCGGGCTCTCGATCGGGCCCGGGAACGGGCCGGGGAGGCCGGCGCCGGGGTCACGGTGCTGCTGGAGAACACGGCCGGTGGGCTGGGCGAGAGCGTGGAGGGTCTGGCCTGGGTCATATCCCACTCGGAGCACCCCGATGGCCTGGGGCTGTGCCTGGACACCTGCCACGCCTTTGCGGCCGGGTACGACCTGCGTGCTGCCGCCGGCCAGGAGGTGTTCCTCGGGAAAGTGCGCGAGCTGGTGCGGTCCGAGCGGGTGAAGGCGTGGCACTTCAACGATTCCGCAGGCGCGTGCGGGTCTCACCTCGACCGGCACCAGCACCTGGGCGAGGGGCAGCTGGGGCGGGAGGCATTCGCGTTACTGCTTGGGCAGCAGGAGGTAAGGGGGCGGCCGGTCATCCTGGAGACCCCCGTCAAGACTCCGGAAGGGTACCGGCCCGACCTCGCCGTGCTGCGGGAATTGCGGGATCGGGCGGCGGGCGAAGCTCCCGCGCCCGCGTGA